The DNA segment CTGTACACCAGCGACGCCGCCGCCCCGTCCTCGAACTGCAGGAACGTCAGGTGGCTGCCCTCCGTCGGCCGGTCGGGGTCCCAGACGCCCGTCGCCGACCGTACGCTCTTCACGACGCCGCCGCCAAGCACCCGCACGCTGTCCACCTGGTGGGGCACCTGGTTGAAGAGGATCCCGCCGCCCAGTGACGTGTCCAGTTCCTCGGGCCGCCGTGGCCGGTAGAGGAAGTTGGTGTAGTTCCAGGTGTTGATCATTCCGAGCCGGCCGTAGTCGCCGCTCGCGATCATCTGCCGCATGACGCGGATGGCCGGGTCATAGCTGTGGGTGTGCCCGACAATCACCTTGACGCCGGTGCGGTCGACGGCCTCGATGATGGCGTCGCAGTCCTCCATCGTCAGCGCGAGCGGCTTCTCGACTATGACGTGCTTGCCGTGCTCGGCCGCCATGATGACGTGCTCTTTGTGGAACTGGTGCGGCGTCGCGACGTAGACGAAGTCGACGTTGGGGCTCTCGCACAGCTCCTCAGCGTCCTCGTACACCTCCGCTTCGAAGTCCCGCGCGAAGGCCTCTCTCGGCTCGGCGTGCCGGTCCGCGGCCGCCGCGATGCTCACGTCGGGGTGCTCCACCATACTCCGCACCATGCCGGACCCTGCCATCCCAAGCCCGATGAAGCCGATGCGGAGTCGCTGTTGCTCTGTCGCCATTGTCTTACCCTCCCTGACTCGGGTTTGCCTGGTTGGCGGGACCGCCTGCCTCGGCCGGAGGCGCGTCGGCAAGCATGGGGCGCCGGACGGGGCGGACGATGAAGAGGAAGAAGGAAGACGCCCACCAGCTCAGCGCCATGACTACGAT comes from the Chloroflexota bacterium genome and includes:
- a CDS encoding Gfo/Idh/MocA family oxidoreductase, whose protein sequence is MATEQQRLRIGFIGLGMAGSGMVRSMVEHPDVSIAAAADRHAEPREAFARDFEAEVYEDAEELCESPNVDFVYVATPHQFHKEHVIMAAEHGKHVIVEKPLALTMEDCDAIIEAVDRTGVKVIVGHTHSYDPAIRVMRQMIASGDYGRLGMINTWNYTNFLYRPRRPEELDTSLGGGILFNQVPHQVDSVRVLGGGVVKSVRSATGVWDPDRPTEGSHLTFLQFEDGAAASLVY